TCGAGCGTCGCGACCATGTTCGCGAGCATCTGCGCGATCACGTCGTATTCCTGCCAGGCAGGAACCATGATCGCCATCGGCTGCTCGGGCTTCTCGTAGAGCTGCGCCACCGTGAGCGGCTTGTAACGCCGCCACACGGTCCAGGCGCGGATCGTCTGTCGCGACCAGTACCAGGCATCGACGAAGAGGTCGTCGATGCTGGAGATCAGCACCACGACCGCGCAGCAGGCGGTGGCGAATTCCAGCCCGCTATAGTAGTGCGCGATCCAGTATGGCCAGTAATCGTCCACGGCTCACCCGCGATCCCGGCGATTGCGGACGAACGCCGCCCGTGCGAACAGCAGCAGGATCAACACGACCACGACGGCCGTCAGCGGAACGCCCCATTCTCCGCGATTGTCCCAGATTCGCGACCAAGACCAGCCCGTGCCGACATTCTCCGGCGGCACGCTGCCCCCCGGATCGCGGCTGTCGATCTCCACCACCTTCCCCGCGTCCGAGACGATCGCGATGTCGCCCTTCGACAGCAGGATCGGCGCGTCGAGAACCGGCCCCTGGGCGCCGACCTGCCGGTAGATCAGGCCCGGAACGCGGCCGGAGACCGCCTGGATCACCCCGAGGCGGTCGAGATTCGCGATGTCGAGCAGCGGCGTGCCGGGTGCGGAAGCAAGCGCGAGCTGATTGCCGGAAACGGTGACGCGGCGGTCGTCCGGAACCGGAACATCGACGTCGACCGCAAGAAAGGGCACGTCGGGCATGGCGCTGGTCGCAGCACCGTTGCTCTGGGCCTCGGCGAGCGCGAGTGTGGCGGCTTCCGGCGACAGGCCGGCCGCATCCGCGAGGCGCACGACGGTTCCGAGGCTCGCCGGCGCGTCGGCGAGAAAAGCGGTCGGGATGAGAAGCCTCGCCTTGTCGGCGAGGCGCGGCACGACGCCGAGGAAATCCGCGCTCGGCTTGGACGTCGAGAGCGTGATGTGGCTGCTGGGCAGCACCGCGACCGGATAGGCCTGGGGCGTGTCGCGGCAGCGGTCACTGACCGGCTGGCGCTGGAATGAGACCCGCAGCACGTTGGAAGGCTGCAGTGCATATTCGGGGATATCGGCCGTCAGCCGCTCCGGCTGGCCGTCCGCGTAGAGCCGCTTGGCGGCGAGCAGGTAATCGTTGAGGAAGATCGAGACCACCGGCAGCGACGCGGACGCGCCCGGCGCGGCCGCCACGTCGATGACCGCGGTCGCGGGAATGCTGCCGCCATTGGCCGACAGCGCGGAAAGGTCGAACGACGCGCTCCAGTCACCGCTCGCCAGCACGTCAAACGAACGCGCGCCGCCGCCGAGGCTGGCGAGCGAGATCGAGCCGCTCGCGCTCGCCGGCACCTTCACGGCTTTCACAACCAGCGACCGGCTGGTCGCGATCTGCCGCCAGAACGATGAGAACAGCGCGCTGGCCTTGCCGGCGGCTGCGGGGGCAACCGCGATCACCGGCAGGCCGCCGAGGCTCGCGATACCGATGCCGTCCGGCGAGGTTGGCCCCGCGGTCAGGCTGTCCGCGGCCGATCGCAAGGCATCGAACGCCGCCTTGGCTTCGGGGCCGCTGGCCTCGACCTCGGCCGCAAGTGCATCGAAGGCTGTGCGCACATTGGCCGTCAGCGACGCGTCGGCAACGGCGAGGTCGGCGAGATTGCCGCCAGCGAGCGCGAGATAGGCCCCGACCTCCGCCGGATCGGCAAGGCGATAGGTGCCTCCGGCCGAGAGTGCCGCGAATGCCGGGATGGTGGAGAGACCGGCGGGAACCTCGACGCCGCCGAGGTCCACCTCGTCGCCGACGGCCGGCAGCGCGACAAAGCGGGCATGTTTGCCCGCCCGTTCCAGCGCGATGCCGATCCGCCACGCCGCGTCATAGGCATCGGCCCCGAGCGACCGTCCCGCGACGAGCACGCCGGGCGCGCTGGGCAGCGCTGTCCAGGCCGTCAGCAGGTCCCTGACCCCCGCCGGATGGTAGCGGTAGGTGAAGCGCGTCGAAGGATCGATCTCGACGACATTGCCGATGGCACGGTTGTCGCCGCACATCTCCGCATTGATGGCCGACGACCACGACACGCCGAGCCGCACGAAGCCGCTCTTGCGCGGTGCGCCGTCGACGCCGAGATCGATGCCGAACGTCCCGCTCTCCTGGTCCGGCGCCCGTGCCGCGACGGGATAGCCGTCGAGCGACAGCACGAACGTGGTGCTGCCGCCGTCGGCGCGCAGATAATGGGCGTTGAGCGAGAGATCGGCCTGATCGAGGGCCATGTCGGCCGGCACCGGCAGATAGATATCGCGCCTGGCATCGACCGAAGTCAGGGACACCGGGCCCGTGAAGCCGAGGTCCCGCAGCGTCACTGTCCGCGATACCGGCCGGTCGGACTGCAGAGACTTCAGCGCCGCCGCGACGTCGGCGTCCGCCGCCCATGCCGGCAGTGCGCCGGCCGCGAACGCGAGGGCGAGGAAGGCCGGGACGAGCCGCGTCAGTCGCGGACGGAAGCGGCTCTGCGGCACGCTCGTCCGGGCGATCGCCTGGCGGGAAGAGGTGACAGGGGCGTGGCCCATGGATTGCGTGCTCTGAACACTGGTTGCGTCCGGCGATCCCTGCGGGCACCGGGAAACGACAAGGAGAGAAGGCTCAGAGGCGCGCCGCATGGTCCGCCTCCTGACCGGGAGAAAACTCCGTGAAGGCGGCGCCCATCAGCGCGGCGGCGATCCGCTCGCTCGCCCGGCCGTCGCCATAAGGATTGGCCGCGTGGGCGAACCGCCGATAGGCCGTGTCGTCGTCCCAGAGTTCGGCGACGGAGGCGACGATCCTGTCCGCATCGGTGCCGACGAGGCGGACGGTGCCGGCGGCCACCGCTTCGGGCCGCTCGGTGACATCGCGCATGACCAGGACCGGCTTGCCGAGCGAGGGCGCTTCTTCCTGAACGCCACCGGAATCCGTCAGCACAACGTGCGCGCGCATCATCATGTAGACGAACGGTAGATAGTCAAGCGGCGCGATCAGATGAATGTTCGCCCGGCCTGACAACAGCGTGCGAACCGGGTCGTTGACGTTGGGATTGAGGTGCACCGGATAGACGATGTCGATGTCGTCCCGGTCGGCGAGCCGGGCGAGCGCAGCGCAAATCTGGTCGAAGCCCGCGCCGAAATTCTCGCGCCGGTGCCCGGTGACGAGAAGAACCCGGCGCCCGGGCGTGAGAAAGCTGAACCTGTCTTCAAGGGCGGCGCGCAGGGCGGAATCGGTCTCGATGCGCTCCCGCGTCACGCCAAGCGCATCGATGACCGTGTTGCCGGTGACGATCACGCGGCCGGACAGCGCTTCGCCGGCCAGATTGTGCGCCGAGAGCGGCGTCGGCGCGAACAGAAGATCGGCCGCGATATCGACGATCCGGCGATTGAACTCCTCGGGCCACGGACGGGCGAGATCGTAGGTGCGCAGCCCGGCTTCGACATGACCGACCGGAATGCCGCGATGGAACGCCGCGATGCTCGCCGCCATCGCGGTGGTGGTGTCACCGTGCACCAGCACGCGATCGGGCCGGGCCTCGGTCAGGACGTCGTCGAGACCGGCGATCGCGCGGGCCGAGAGGCCGTTGAGGGTCTGGTTCGGAACCATCAGGCCGAGATCGTAGTCGGGCTCGATGGCGAACAGTTCGAGCACCTGATCCAGCATCTGCCGATGCTGGCCGGTCACGCAGACGAAAGACGCGATTCCATCGGCATTCGAAAGTGCGCGAACGACCGGGGCCATTTTGATGGCCTCCGGCCTCGTCCCGAAGATCGAAAGTATTCTTAAGGTCACTCCACCCCCAACCTCGCAGGCAGGTCCATTGCGCGTACCCTGCACATCAGGTGAAAAACGCAACGCACGCTTCCAGCGAAATCATGAATTACTGTTGCTTACACACAACACTGCCACAGGGCATCTTCAACAGCATACAACCCGGAATAAAACCGAAGATTGAGGATTTACAATCTATTAACCGTAATCAACTCCGATGCTTGGTGAATGTCAAGCATCGGCCTGAAACGCCAGTTTCCGCAAAATCACGCATAGAAAAGAGACTTTATTTCTGTTCAAACGAGCGAACAGAACGCTTGTATTCGACGCGAAGCAGCAAGATTTGTGTGTGCGGCGCAGAATCCCGCCGCACAGGCGGGCATCCGGATTCACCGTCTGTTCCACTTGGCCATATCACGCGGCCGAGCCGGATTCCCGGCACGCCGCGGAATTCTCCGAAACAGCGCGAATCAGGACCGCGTCTGCAACCGGCCCGCGGACATGATTCTCGCCGGACACCGTCGCCACTCGAACCTCTGCCCGGCGCGTACTCCAGCACCTGCACGGCGCAGGCGATACGGGCGATGGATACGCGCAAAAATCGCCAATCCCACCCTCTTCTCGCATTCCGGTTGCCGACATAGGATCCCGCGATTGCGCGCCAACGGGGGGCAAACGCGGATGGGTCTGATCTATGTCAACCTGAGCCATTGCTTCAATCTGGCCGACCTGGTCGCGGCGCCGGCGGGCGTGGCAGGCGTGTTCCTGCCCGCAGCGAACCATCTGCCTGCGACGGCCGGCCTCTACGTCGTCGTCAACATTGCGACCAGCAACTCCTACATAGGCGTCGCGAACAACCTGCAGACGCGATTCCAGAGCCGCCACGAGGCGGCGGTCGTCTTCGGGCTGGACCAGGCCACGATGGGAGACGTCTTCCTCTGGTTTGCAGATATGGGGGCCGGAGACATCGCCGTGTTCAATACGGCAGCGGCTCCGCAAGGCCATGCGGCGAACCTGCCGCTCGGGGCCGGGAACGTGGCCGTGGGGCGATATGCCGGAAACGCCGCCCTGCAGAATCCGATGGCGGTTCCACATGCCATCATCGGCCCGCCGGGCATCGTCGGCCCTGTCGCCAACGGCATCAATGCCATCATCGACGGCGCGAATGTCGATATCGAGGCCGTCGTCATCCGCCAGTATCTTTCGACCGCGGGCCTGCAGTTCAACACCAACACGCAGAAGCGGATGCCGTTTCCGAACCTGACCGGCAACGGCATGTTCGTGTTCGTGAACTACTGCGTAGCGCCGGGCGGCGCCGTCGCAAGCGGATTCAGCCAGCGCTACATCATGCCGATGGCGAACTTCTGAGGAGTGCGGCCGGTCGGGAGAGACAAAGACGGTCGCCCGCCGACGGGTATCGGGCGGCGGCGGCGAAGCCCCCTCTATCCCGCCCCGGGCTTGTCCGGGATCGCGGCCCGCAATCTTTGCCGGTCCGCCTCCAGAGGCATCGCCGCCTCGGCCCGCGCGAGCGCAAGTTCCGCCTGGCGCATGGCGGCGGCCCGGAAGGGCTCGTCGCCTGCCCGCGCGAGCGCCGCCAGCGCCTTCTGCAGGCGAAGCTGGACCTCGATCAGAGCGGCGCCGTCGCGCGCCATCAGCATGAAGGCATCTTCGAACAGATCCGCGGCCGTCAGGGGCGGGACGTGGATGCGCGGGAACGAGATCTCCGGCGCATCGGCAGAGCGGTCTGCCATTCCCCTCGCCCAGATATCGAGAAGCCGCGTCGTGCGGCCGATCACATCGATCGCGGTGCCGGGATCGTTGACGGCCGGCGACATGGCGCGCAGGGCGATTTCGCTCATCACCGCGAGTCCGAAGCGGGGATCCTGGTCGAAGCTGCGCTCGTCGCCGATCGTGAACGCCCCGCGCACGGCGCCGTGCAGCGCCTCAGCCGCTTCGGAATCGAGATCGCCGGTTGCCGGCAAGCCGTGCCGGGCGAGCGGCGTATCGCGGTAGACGAAGGTGCCGGGAAGCGCCGCGACATAAAGGTCGACGCCGAAGCGTTCGCAGCACTGCGCCAGGGCGGGAATGTCGATATGCTGGATGTAGCCGACCGTTGCTGCCAGCACCGGCGAGGCCGTTCCAGGCACCTCGTCCTCGCCGCCCGTCAGCGGCTGACCGCCGAGGGTCGGCGCGTCCAGCCGCGCCTGGAGAGCGGCGCGCGTGGCGTTCTCGACCCGATCGGTCGTCTCGCCCACGCGGCCGAACCGCGTCAGGTAGTCGATCCAGCGCAGCAACGACACCACGATGAGCGCGATGACCGCGATGGTGACGATGAAGAGCACCGCGCGCCCCCGGTCGCCGTAGGCGCCGGTCTTGAGCACGACGATGCCGACGATGCCGAACAGGAACGAGCCGACGAAGGTCGAGAGCACGTTCTGCGTCACCCGGTCCTCCATCATCAGCTTGGTGGCGCGGGGTGAGGCATTGGTGGTGGCGGAGCCGTAGGCCGAGGTCATGACGCTGAGCGAGAAGGTCGTGACCGCCAGCATGCTGGAGGCGATGATGCCGAGGATGCTGTCGACGGCATCGGACGAGGCGAAATCGGGCAGCTCCCAGGGGATGAAACGCTCGACCACCGCAGCGAGGATCGCGGCCAGGACCCCGAGCCCCCCGATCAGCGTCGCCCGCAGCCACAGCTGCCGCATCAGACGATGCAGCACCCACATCCAGCGCGACATGCCGTTCCCTCCCCTCGCCGATTCATCCGATGCCGGCAGCACCGCCCGACCGCGGTCCGGTCGGAGGGCGATCGCTCCGGTTTCATTGCGTGGCGACGGAGCGGCCCGCGCAGTTCACCACTTCCGGCAACGTGCGGGCGACGCCGCCGTTCCGCGGCATCCGCTCCGGCTCGGCTGGCGGATCTATCGGGATGCGAGCGGCCAGAGCCGGCCGGGAGGCGTGCTCAGGCCCCGACACTCTGCCCGAGGCGCCAGGTCGCGGCGACATTGCGGGCGGTCACGCGCACGTTCTCCGCCGCGCCGGCCAGCGCCTCCGCCACCGTGCACGGGCGCGAAAGCACGCTGAAGACCGCGTCGATACCGTGAGCGTGGACCACATGGGCATCCTTGCCGAGGCTGCCGGCGATGGCGACCACCGGCCGGCCGCGGCGCTTGGCGACGGCCGCGACGCCGATCGGCGTCTTGCCGTGAATGGTCTGGTGGTCGATGCGGCCTTCCCCGGTGAGCACGAGATCCGCGTCGGCGACGGCGGCATCGAGGCCGACTGCGTTCATCACGATCTCCGCGCCCGGCCGCAGTTCCGCGCCGAGGAAGGCGTGCAGCCCGGCCGCAAGACCGCCCGCGGCGCCGCCGCCCGGCATCTCAGCGACGAAGAGGCCGGTTTCCTCGGCAAGCTTCGCCGCGAGATTGGCGAGGCCGGCATCGAGCTGGGCAATCATCTCCGCCGTCGCGCCCTTCTGCGGGCCGAAGATCGCCGAGGCGCCGTTCGGGCCAACCAGGGGATTGTCGACGTCGCACGCCACCTCGATGCGGCAGCCGGCGATGCGGGGATCGAGCCCGGACAGGTCGATGCGGGCGAGATCGCCGAGCGCACCGCCGCCCGGGGGAAGGTCGCGGCCGGCTGCATCCAGCAGGCGGATGCCGAGCGCCTGCGCCATGCCGGCGCCGCCGTCGTTGGTCGCGCTGCCGCCGACGCCGACGATCAGGTGACGGGCGCCGCGGTCGAGCGCCGCGCGGATCAACTCGCCGACCCCGAAGGTGGTGGCCTTGAGCGGATCGCGCCTGTCCGGCGGAACGAGTTCCAGGCCACTCGCGGCGGCCATCTCGATGACCGCCGTGGCGCCGTCGCCGGTCAGCCCGTAGAACGCTTCCACCGCCGTGCCGAGGGGGCCGGTCGCGGTGAGTTTCACCACTTCGCCGCCCGTCGCCGCCACCAGCGCCTCGACCGTTCCCTCGCCGCCGTCCGCCACGGGCACCAGCACATAGTCCGCGTCGGGGAAGACCTCTGAGAAGCCCGCCTTGATCTCCCGGGCGACATCGAGGGCCGACAGGCTTTCCTTGAAGGAATCCGGCGCTATGACGATCTTCATCGAGGTAACGTCCTTCGGGCTCGCGCCGGCAACCGGCATCGAGCCCGTTTACCGCGCAAGGCGGGCGGGCGTCCACCGCTGTCCTGCGGGGAGCGACCATCGGCCGGGCCTCGCAGGACGCAAAGCCGCCCGCCGGTTCGGATGCGGCGGCGGGCGGGCGTGACGGGGCGATCAGACGAGGCGGCTGCGTTCGGCCTGGCGCTGGGCTTCCCGTGCGGCCTTGAGCTGGGCCTTGGTGTACATCAGCGCGTGCTCGGCAAGGTCGCGGCTATCCTCCCAGAGGTTGCGCCAGATGCCGAGGATGCCCTCGAGCGGCTGACCCACGACGCGCGACGAGAACGACTCGAAGGTGATCGGGCCCTGATAGTCCGCCTTCACCAGCGCACGGAAAGCACCGGCAAGATCGATGGTGCCGGAGCCCATGTATCCGCGGTGGGAATCGCCGGTGTGGAAGTAGCCGATATAGGGACCTGTATCGATGATGGCCTGGGCCATGTCCGATTCCTCGATGTTCATGTGATAGACGTCGAGGTGAACCTTCACATTCGGTGCGCCGATCCGCTTGCACATCTCCACCGCCTGGCTCGCGGTGTTGAGCACGTTGGATTCATAGCGGTTCACCACCTCGAGGCCGAGGGTGATGTTGTTCACCGCCGCCTTCTCGGCGACGCGGGCGAGAATCTCGCACGAGCGCTTCACGCCCTCCGCGGTGGTCGGCACGGCATATTTCTGGAACGCGGATTCCAGGATGCCGCACATGTGGGTGGCGCCGATGTCGCGGATGACCGACAGCGCGCTCAGGAGCCGCTCCTCGCCGCGCTTCTCCTTCTCGCGGTCGTTGCTGGAGATGTCGGTGTCGGCATCGAGGCCGAGCGACGAGGTGGCGCCGATGCCCGCCTTCAGAAGCTGCTTCGCCGTGAAGTCGGTGTCGATCGAGGCGGGGTCGAGCGCGGGCACCTCGATCAGGTCGAAGCCGACCTCGGCGGTATTGGCGATGGCGCGGGCACACTCCTCGTGGCTCCAGCCCTTTTCCCAGACGAGGGCGTGAACTCCCAGCTTGTTCATTGTTTTTCTCCTTGTTTCGGTTCAGTCGTCACGGTTGGCGGGCCGGTCCCGTCCTATCCGCTGTGCAGGACGTAGTCCGGCGCCACGCTGCCCGCCATGATCAGGCGACCGTTCGGCAGATCGTTGGTTTCGAGCTTGGCGGCGATCTCGTCCGGCGAGAGATCGTAGGCCTGCCACCGCGCCTCCAGGCGCTGCCGCAGCACCGCCTCCGGCGCGGCGATCATCACGGTGGCATCGAACAGGTCCCGGAGGCCGGACCAGGGCGCCCGGTCGAGCAGGAGATAGTTGCCCTCGACCACGATGATGCGCACGCTCCTCGGAATGAGGCGGGCGCCGGCGCGGGCGATTTCCAGGTCGCGGTCGAACACCGGCACCGCGATCTCGTCCTCGGCGTTCTCGCGCAGGCGGATCAGCATGTGCCTGAGGCCGCCGACATCGAACGTCTCCGGCGCGCCCTTGCGCGGGCGCAGGCCGCGCGGAACGAGCACACGGTCGTCGAAATGGTAGCCGTCCATCGGCAGCACCGCGGCGCAACCGGGCTCCGCCGCGTCCAGGCGCTCGACGAGGCGCTCCGCCAGCGTCGACTTTCCGGACCCCGGCGCACCGGCCACCGCCACCAGGAAACGGCCGGGCCGGGGCTTCGCCGCCAGCGCGGCAAGGCCTTCGAAGTCGATGGATGTGCCTGTCATCATTATGAAAGCCGTCCGCTACGCTGCATCCGCGAACACTCTTTGCTGCATTGCGTCAAGCAACGGGCGGCGAGCACTCGATGACGACATGATTGACACGATCTGTGCGGAAGTCTAGTCTCCGATAAAACGATTTACGGGAGGTTCGGCAACGGCCGGATTCGAGACAGAGTTGGGACGCTCCCCGTCAATACACGCAGTTGCCAAGCGAGCGGGCGTTTCGCCAGCGACCGTATCTAATGTGCTCAATGGAAAGCCGTCGGTAACACGGACTTTTGTTGATCGCGTGATGGCGGCCGTGGAAGAACTGGGATACGTCGCGGATTCAAACGCATCCCGCCTGAGATCCGGCCGCCATTCGCTTGCGGGCATCGTGGTGCCCGATCTGACGAACCCGATGTTCGCGGCGTTCGTCTCGACGCTGGAGAGCCTTGCGCGGGACGACGGCTTCGATCTTCTGGTGGTCAGCTCGGCTAATACGCCGGAGCAGGAGGCGGAGCGGCTGAATGCGATCCGCTCCTGGCGGCCCGCGGGCCTGATCGTTATCCCCTGCGACGGCGGGCTGGCGGCACGCCTGCCGCGGGGCGGATATCCGGCGCTCGTGGTCGCCGACCGCATTCCGGACGAAGCGGCTTTCGATCTCGTGGCCGTGGACAATGCCCGCGCGGCGGGAGCCATCACGGCCCACCTCGCGAGCCAGGGATACCGGACGTGCCTCGTCGTGGGCACGACATTGGCCATCAGCAACGTCCGCGAGCGCTGGGAGGGCGCGGTGGCGGCGGCAGGGACGATGACCCTGCAGTTCCTGGACGTCGGGCTCGATCCGTCGGCGGTTCGTGCGCGCCTCAAGGCACATCTTTCGCGCCCTTTGCGCGCCGATGCACTGTTTTCGCTCGATCATGTCACGAGCCTGATCGCCTATCAGACGATCGCGGACCTCGATCTCGACATGCCCGGCGACATCGCGTTCGCGAGCTTCGACGAGACCGAGTGGATGCGCCTGGTGCGCCCCCCGATCACGGCTGTGTC
The genomic region above belongs to Pseudoxanthobacter soli DSM 19599 and contains:
- a CDS encoding cellulose biosynthesis cyclic di-GMP-binding regulatory protein BcsB codes for the protein MGHAPVTSSRQAIARTSVPQSRFRPRLTRLVPAFLALAFAAGALPAWAADADVAAALKSLQSDRPVSRTVTLRDLGFTGPVSLTSVDARRDIYLPVPADMALDQADLSLNAHYLRADGGSTTFVLSLDGYPVAARAPDQESGTFGIDLGVDGAPRKSGFVRLGVSWSSAINAEMCGDNRAIGNVVEIDPSTRFTYRYHPAGVRDLLTAWTALPSAPGVLVAGRSLGADAYDAAWRIGIALERAGKHARFVALPAVGDEVDLGGVEVPAGLSTIPAFAALSAGGTYRLADPAEVGAYLALAGGNLADLAVADASLTANVRTAFDALAAEVEASGPEAKAAFDALRSAADSLTAGPTSPDGIGIASLGGLPVIAVAPAAAGKASALFSSFWRQIATSRSLVVKAVKVPASASGSISLASLGGGARSFDVLASGDWSASFDLSALSANGGSIPATAVIDVAAAPGASASLPVVSIFLNDYLLAAKRLYADGQPERLTADIPEYALQPSNVLRVSFQRQPVSDRCRDTPQAYPVAVLPSSHITLSTSKPSADFLGVVPRLADKARLLIPTAFLADAPASLGTVVRLADAAGLSPEAATLALAEAQSNGAATSAMPDVPFLAVDVDVPVPDDRRVTVSGNQLALASAPGTPLLDIANLDRLGVIQAVSGRVPGLIYRQVGAQGPVLDAPILLSKGDIAIVSDAGKVVEIDSRDPGGSVPPENVGTGWSWSRIWDNRGEWGVPLTAVVVVLILLLFARAAFVRNRRDRG
- the wecB gene encoding non-hydrolyzing UDP-N-acetylglucosamine 2-epimerase yields the protein MQGTRNGPACEVGGGVTLRILSIFGTRPEAIKMAPVVRALSNADGIASFVCVTGQHRQMLDQVLELFAIEPDYDLGLMVPNQTLNGLSARAIAGLDDVLTEARPDRVLVHGDTTTAMAASIAAFHRGIPVGHVEAGLRTYDLARPWPEEFNRRIVDIAADLLFAPTPLSAHNLAGEALSGRVIVTGNTVIDALGVTRERIETDSALRAALEDRFSFLTPGRRVLLVTGHRRENFGAGFDQICAALARLADRDDIDIVYPVHLNPNVNDPVRTLLSGRANIHLIAPLDYLPFVYMMMRAHVVLTDSGGVQEEAPSLGKPVLVMRDVTERPEAVAAGTVRLVGTDADRIVASVAELWDDDTAYRRFAHAANPYGDGRASERIAAALMGAAFTEFSPGQEADHAARL
- a CDS encoding DUF2254 domain-containing protein — encoded protein: MSRWMWVLHRLMRQLWLRATLIGGLGVLAAILAAVVERFIPWELPDFASSDAVDSILGIIASSMLAVTTFSLSVMTSAYGSATTNASPRATKLMMEDRVTQNVLSTFVGSFLFGIVGIVVLKTGAYGDRGRAVLFIVTIAVIALIVVSLLRWIDYLTRFGRVGETTDRVENATRAALQARLDAPTLGGQPLTGGEDEVPGTASPVLAATVGYIQHIDIPALAQCCERFGVDLYVAALPGTFVYRDTPLARHGLPATGDLDSEAAEALHGAVRGAFTIGDERSFDQDPRFGLAVMSEIALRAMSPAVNDPGTAIDVIGRTTRLLDIWARGMADRSADAPEISFPRIHVPPLTAADLFEDAFMLMARDGAALIEVQLRLQKALAALARAGDEPFRAAAMRQAELALARAEAAMPLEADRQRLRAAIPDKPGAG
- a CDS encoding LacI family DNA-binding transcriptional regulator, with amino-acid sequence MGRSPSIHAVAKRAGVSPATVSNVLNGKPSVTRTFVDRVMAAVEELGYVADSNASRLRSGRHSLAGIVVPDLTNPMFAAFVSTLESLARDDGFDLLVVSSANTPEQEAERLNAIRSWRPAGLIVIPCDGGLAARLPRGGYPALVVADRIPDEAAFDLVAVDNARAAGAITAHLASQGYRTCLVVGTTLAISNVRERWEGAVAAAGTMTLQFLDVGLDPSAVRARLKAHLSRPLRADALFSLDHVTSLIAYQTIADLDLDMPGDIAFASFDETEWMRLVRPPITAVSQPVEDMARASWKRLMRRISGEDCDAETVRLTCSIAIRGSSLRRSDKDPSRPD
- a CDS encoding glycerate kinase is translated as MKIVIAPDSFKESLSALDVAREIKAGFSEVFPDADYVLVPVADGGEGTVEALVAATGGEVVKLTATGPLGTAVEAFYGLTGDGATAVIEMAAASGLELVPPDRRDPLKATTFGVGELIRAALDRGARHLIVGVGGSATNDGGAGMAQALGIRLLDAAGRDLPPGGGALGDLARIDLSGLDPRIAGCRIEVACDVDNPLVGPNGASAIFGPQKGATAEMIAQLDAGLANLAAKLAEETGLFVAEMPGGGAAGGLAAGLHAFLGAELRPGAEIVMNAVGLDAAVADADLVLTGEGRIDHQTIHGKTPIGVAAVAKRRGRPVVAIAGSLGKDAHVVHAHGIDAVFSVLSRPCTVAEALAGAAENVRVTARNVAATWRLGQSVGA
- a CDS encoding nucleoside triphosphate hydrolase encodes the protein MTGTSIDFEGLAALAAKPRPGRFLVAVAGAPGSGKSTLAERLVERLDAAEPGCAAVLPMDGYHFDDRVLVPRGLRPRKGAPETFDVGGLRHMLIRLRENAEDEIAVPVFDRDLEIARAGARLIPRSVRIIVVEGNYLLLDRAPWSGLRDLFDATVMIAAPEAVLRQRLEARWQAYDLSPDEIAAKLETNDLPNGRLIMAGSVAPDYVLHSG
- a CDS encoding sugar phosphate isomerase/epimerase family protein, translated to MNKLGVHALVWEKGWSHEECARAIANTAEVGFDLIEVPALDPASIDTDFTAKQLLKAGIGATSSLGLDADTDISSNDREKEKRGEERLLSALSVIRDIGATHMCGILESAFQKYAVPTTAEGVKRSCEILARVAEKAAVNNITLGLEVVNRYESNVLNTASQAVEMCKRIGAPNVKVHLDVYHMNIEESDMAQAIIDTGPYIGYFHTGDSHRGYMGSGTIDLAGAFRALVKADYQGPITFESFSSRVVGQPLEGILGIWRNLWEDSRDLAEHALMYTKAQLKAAREAQRQAERSRLV